A window of Lysobacter sp. TY2-98 genomic DNA:
TCGCCAGCACCGCATGCGCCGGCACGAACGGCGCGATCTTGCGGTAGAGGTCCTGCTTCCAGTCCATGCGTTCGGCGATCGCCTCGATCACCAGGTCGCAGCCGCGCAGCAGCTCAAGGCCGGTCTCGTAGTTCGCCGGCGTGATGCGCTCGGTCAGCGACTTCTCGGCGAGCGGGGCAGGGCTCAACTTCGCGAGGTTCGCAATGGCCTTGGTCACCACGCCGTTCGGATCGCCTTCCTTTGCAGGAAGATCGAACAGCACGGTATCGACGCCGGCGTTGGTCAGGTGCGCGGCGATCTGTGCTCCCATGACACCTGCGCCGAGCACGGCGGCGCGGCGGACGAGCAGTTTCTTCGACATGTCGGATCGGTCCCGGGTTGGGGAATCAGGAAAGGTCGGCCGGACGGCAGCGGAAGCCGGCGGCGGCAAAACGGATCAGCTCGCGCGCGGCGCGGGCGCGGTGGGTGGCCTCGGACGTGCCCGACGGCCGCTTGATGAGGCCGAAGTCGGACATCGCGTAAGTCAGCGCACCGGCGAGAAAGTCCAGGCGCCAGTAGAGCTCTTCCTTCGACAGCTCCGGCACGACGGTCGAGATCGCCTTGGCGAAATCGCGCAGCACGTGGCCGTAGTGGTCGGACAGGAACTTGCGCAGCGCGTCGTTCTTCTCGGCGTAGGCGCGGGCGATCACGCGCATGAACGAGGCACCGCCGTGGCGGTCCTGCGCCATGGCCAGCGCCGGTTCGACGAAGGCGGCGAGGATGGGTTCGAGCTCGCGGCTACCGGCCTCGACCGCCGTCTTCAGCGCCGAGAGCCGCTTCTCGCTCATTTCGTCCATGCGGCGGCGGAAGACCTCGTTGACGAGGTTCTCCTTACTGCCGAAGTGGTAGTTCACCGCGGCGATGTTGACGTCGGCGCGGCTGGTGACCTGCCGCAGCGATGTGCCGGCGAAGCCGTACTGGGCGAACAGCTCCTCGGCGGCGCCGAGGATGCGGTCCTTGGTGGAGAACGGAGCGGGAACTGACATGGGCACGACCGGGAATCAAACGCTTGTTTGATGGTAGGCGCGAACCATACGGGGGTCAATGGTGGCTTGTGGACGCCGTCCGGCCGCTTTCATCGACCCGCCCTCAACGCGTAGAATCCACCGCTGCCAGTTCGGCTAAACCCGCGTAACTACGCGGGTTTTTCTTGTTATCTTGGGCGCCGGGGCAGATTCGGCGTCCGCCTACCCCGGAGAGCAGTCCCATGGCGCTGGAGCGCACGATTTCCATCATCAAGCCCGACGCGGTCGCCAAGAACGTGATCGGCCAGATCTATGCCCGTTTCGAGCAGGCCGGCCTCAAGATCGTCGCCGCCAAGATGAAGCAGCTCTCGCGTCAGGAAGCCGAAGGTTTCTACGCCGTGCACCGCGAGCGCCCGTTCTTCAACGCGCTGGTCGAGTTCATGGTGTCGGGCCCGGTGATGATCCAGGTGCTCGAGGGCGAGAACGCCGTGACCAAGAACCGCGAGCTGATGGGCGCCACCAATCCGAAGGACGCCGCGCCGGGCACGATCCGCGCCGACTTCGCGGATTCCATCGACGCCAACGCCGTGCACGGCTCGGACAGCCTGGAGAACGCCGCGATCGAGATCGCGTATTTCTTCCCGCAGACCGACGTCTACGCGCGTTGATCTGATTTGAAGTGAGTGAAATGACGAGCACCCCCCGCGACATCGACGCCACGCTGATCGACCCGGCACCCGCCGCGGCGACCACGCCGGCTGCGCGCGCGGACGTGCCCGTTGCCGCGTCGGGGTCGAAGAGGACGAATCTCTTCGACCTCGAGCGCGTGCAGCTCGAGGACTTCTTCGAGCAGGTGCT
This region includes:
- a CDS encoding TetR family transcriptional regulator, whose protein sequence is MSVPAPFSTKDRILGAAEELFAQYGFAGTSLRQVTSRADVNIAAVNYHFGSKENLVNEVFRRRMDEMSEKRLSALKTAVEAGSRELEPILAAFVEPALAMAQDRHGGASFMRVIARAYAEKNDALRKFLSDHYGHVLRDFAKAISTVVPELSKEELYWRLDFLAGALTYAMSDFGLIKRPSGTSEATHRARAARELIRFAAAGFRCRPADLS
- the ndk gene encoding nucleoside-diphosphate kinase, which produces MALERTISIIKPDAVAKNVIGQIYARFEQAGLKIVAAKMKQLSRQEAEGFYAVHRERPFFNALVEFMVSGPVMIQVLEGENAVTKNRELMGATNPKDAAPGTIRADFADSIDANAVHGSDSLENAAIEIAYFFPQTDVYAR